Genomic segment of uncultured Tolumonas sp.:
TACCTTTAAATTCCGGCATCAATGAAATCAGCTTACGGCTGTACTCATGCTGTGGTGACACAAACAGATCTTCTGTTTTCGCCACTTCCAACAAAGTTCCTTTTTGCATCACACCAATACGGTCACACATCTGGCGGATCACCGGCAGATCGTGACTGATAAACAGCATGGTGAGTTTGAGTTCCTGCTGCAGATCTTTCAGCAGATTGAGGATCTGTGCTTGTACCGATACATCCAATGCCGATGTCGGTTCATCACAAATCAACAAACGAGGGCGGGTTGCCAATGCACGCGCAATCGAGATACGCTGACGCTGGCCCCCTGAAAATTCATGCGGATATTTCACACCGGCTTTGCGGCCAAGCCCAACGTGATCGAGCAGATCGCCGACGATCTCTTGCACCTGACGCTCATTTTCCGCCAGATTATGGAAACGGATCGGCTCAGCAATAATATCGGCCACTTTCATACGTGGGTTCAGAGAAGAATATGGGTTTTGAAACACCATCTGCATTTGACGGCGGAACGGACGACGCTCTTTTTCACTTTTCAGCGCAGTCAGGTCAATGCCTTCGAAAATGACCTTCCCTTCATGTGGTGGATAGAGGCCCGTGATCACGCGAGCAATCGTTGATTTACCGGAACCCGATTCGCCAACCAGACCGAAGGTTTCGCCTTCCTGAATTTCAAAGCTGACATGATTGTTCGCCTGCACATATTCACGACGTGACGGGAACATGGAGTCTTTGGTCAGAAAACGCAGACTGACATTTTCAACCCGCAACAAGGCACCTTCATGATCGCGTTGGTCTTGCGCTTGGCCCAGCCAATGAGTTTTCAGATCAATCGAGTGCAGTGGCTCTGCGGACTCAATGTAAGAGACCAATGG
This window contains:
- a CDS encoding ABC transporter ATP-binding protein; this encodes MSLLEVRNLRIEYPSRHGVMAAVKDLSFSIEKGEILGVVGESGAGKSTIGNAVIDLLSPPGRIARGDVFLNGEKISDLPPDAIREIRGAKIGFIFQDPMTSLNPLFTVEQQLVETMLANTELKADEAFEKALELMEAVGIPQPELRIKQYPHQFSGGMRQRVVIAIALSCDPDLIIADEPTTALDVSIQDQILQLIRKLCKERQVGCMLVTHDMGVVSNITDRVAVMYRGDLVEIGTTEQVLGAPNHPYTQSLISAVPRSDVKLVRFPLVSYIESAEPLHSIDLKTHWLGQAQDQRDHEGALLRVENVSLRFLTKDSMFPSRREYVQANNHVSFEIQEGETFGLVGESGSGKSTIARVITGLYPPHEGKVIFEGIDLTALKSEKERRPFRRQMQMVFQNPYSSLNPRMKVADIIAEPIRFHNLAENERQVQEIVGDLLDHVGLGRKAGVKYPHEFSGGQRQRISIARALATRPRLLICDEPTSALDVSVQAQILNLLKDLQQELKLTMLFISHDLPVIRQMCDRIGVMQKGTLLEVAKTEDLFVSPQHEYSRKLISLMPEFKGMSRAGLQIAEETAAVNQSAY